In Candidatus Binataceae bacterium, the following proteins share a genomic window:
- a CDS encoding cytochrome c3 family protein has protein sequence MNRIVLPLALLMLITGLGALAFSQRPWEPRADVEQPIPFSHRLHAGVNKIPCQYCHNLASRSSEPGIPSVARCVGCHGNNIAGTPAAGIEPVTRAWTDDRRAPFEIQWNRVYTLPDFVRFPHRPHIFNGVACQTCHGPVETMDRVVPAKQINMGFCVDCHTQRKATLDCVACHH, from the coding sequence ATGAACCGCATAGTGCTCCCGCTTGCCTTGTTGATGCTGATCACGGGTCTCGGCGCGCTCGCATTCTCGCAAAGGCCATGGGAGCCGCGGGCCGACGTCGAGCAGCCGATACCGTTCAGCCACCGCCTGCATGCCGGGGTGAACAAAATCCCCTGCCAGTACTGTCACAATTTGGCCTCGCGCTCCTCCGAGCCGGGGATTCCCTCGGTCGCGCGATGCGTCGGATGCCACGGCAACAATATCGCTGGCACGCCTGCCGCCGGTATCGAGCCGGTGACGCGGGCCTGGACCGACGATCGGCGGGCGCCGTTCGAAATTCAATGGAATCGCGTCTATACGCTGCCCGATTTCGTGCGCTTCCCGCATCGCCCGCATATTTTCAATGGCGTCGCCTGCCAGACCTGCCATGGTCCGGTGGAAACGATGGATCGGGTGGTCCCGGCCAAGCAGATCAACATGGGCTTCTGCGTCGATTGCCATACGCAAAGGAAGGCGACACTCGACTGCGTCGCGTGCCATCACTGA
- a CDS encoding LL-diaminopimelate aminotransferase codes for MQIKTASRLSLLPPYLFAELDRLKREVAQKGIDVISLGIGDPDLPTPSHIVESLKRAADKTANHRYPDYEGLPEFRAAAANWFNRRFGHRFDPNTEVCALIGSKEGIANFSTAVVDPGDIVLIPDPGYPVYYSGCVFNGGEPYFLTLRKENGFKPDLEAIPSEVAKRAKLLWLNYPNNPTGATADRSFFEQAVKFCLANNVILAHDSAYSEIAYDGYRAPSIFDVEGSRDCAIEFQSLSKTFSMTGWRVGFAIGNAQLIAALGKVKTNMDSGVFQAVQEAAMTALEGGDGDKLAQYCAIYKERRDQVVGALRALGLECDPPRATFYIWARVPHGYTSKSLAERVLKEAGVVITPGSGFGKGGEGYVRLSLTVSSERLKEAVDRIKALRL; via the coding sequence GTGCAAATCAAAACCGCTTCCCGGCTTTCACTCTTACCGCCCTACCTTTTCGCCGAACTCGATCGGTTGAAAAGAGAAGTCGCACAAAAGGGCATTGATGTGATTAGCCTCGGAATCGGCGATCCCGACCTGCCAACCCCGTCCCATATCGTCGAAAGCCTCAAGCGCGCCGCGGATAAAACCGCCAATCATCGCTATCCCGACTACGAAGGTCTGCCCGAGTTCCGCGCTGCCGCGGCCAACTGGTTCAACCGGCGCTTCGGGCACCGCTTCGACCCAAATACCGAAGTTTGCGCCCTCATCGGCTCGAAGGAAGGTATCGCCAACTTCTCAACCGCCGTCGTCGATCCGGGCGATATCGTGCTCATCCCCGATCCCGGCTACCCGGTGTACTACTCGGGATGCGTCTTCAATGGCGGCGAACCCTACTTCCTGACATTGCGCAAGGAAAACGGCTTCAAGCCCGACCTCGAGGCGATTCCCTCCGAGGTCGCCAAGCGCGCCAAGCTGCTGTGGCTCAATTATCCCAACAATCCCACCGGCGCGACCGCCGATCGCTCGTTCTTCGAGCAGGCGGTCAAGTTCTGCCTCGCTAACAACGTCATCCTCGCCCATGACAGCGCTTATTCCGAGATTGCCTACGACGGCTATCGCGCGCCGAGCATCTTCGACGTCGAGGGCTCCCGCGATTGCGCGATCGAATTCCAGTCGCTGTCGAAGACCTTCTCGATGACCGGATGGCGGGTAGGATTCGCGATCGGCAACGCGCAGCTCATCGCGGCGCTCGGCAAAGTCAAAACCAACATGGATTCGGGCGTCTTCCAGGCCGTGCAGGAAGCCGCCATGACCGCGCTCGAAGGGGGCGACGGCGACAAGCTCGCCCAGTATTGCGCGATCTACAAGGAACGGCGCGACCAGGTGGTCGGTGCGCTGCGCGCGCTCGGCCTCGAATGCGATCCGCCGCGCGCGACCTTCTACATCTGGGCCCGCGTCCCGCATGGCTACACTTCCAAGTCGTTAGCAGAAAGAGTGCTCAAGGAAGCCGGGGTAGTGATCACGCCCGGCTCCGGTTTCGGTAAGGGTGGTGAGGGGTACGTCCGCTTGTCTCTGACTGTGTCGAGCGAACGTTTAAAAGAGGCTGTGGACCGAATAAAAGCGCTTCGACTGTAA